One Methanolinea sp. DNA window includes the following coding sequences:
- the feoB gene encoding ferrous iron transport protein B, translating to MKIGLVGNPNVGKSLIFHQLTGLGVEVSNYPGTTVDLFSGSLCYGRERLELVDLPGVYSLEGKSPEEEIARRFIASGEVERLVAVLDATHLERNLYLLLQVAEYRKPLVVVLNMMDEAEKNGIAIDTRELSSILGVEVIEAAAIQGKNVQEIIPASLERSRVPRITVPYDLHVEAAIKSLCSVHGVDRITALLALQGMAAPGDLAESAAALASEIEEMHRMAVSQIIAGNRHHCARAIARRVVKVQEAAREGVMAGSLEAALTSRTWGAVILAAVLVSILSCVFFVGSFLEELLVGSFDSFLVQPFLSLGIPPFPRQVGHAVLLAFQAGLGIAFPFIFTFYVFISILEDSGYLTRAAFIADSLMHRLGMHGQGIIPLILGFGCNVPAIMGLRLLRTRRERIIASFLVSMVPCSARTVIVAGMVAVFVGFWAAMSIYLVSLVLIGLTGIVLSRVTPGERYGMILELSPLRVPRPGNVIAKSWTRIREFLLVAMPLLVAASVVLGILQYAGFFELFSEVVAPFSEAVLGLPGYAASALVFGILRREMALETLVVLAGTPDLPSVLTAVQIYVFAIVSVLFIPCVSTIGVLSRVVGKRVTLAVSAYTLGLGLCIGALINLLAR from the coding sequence GGTGTCTATTCCCTCGAGGGGAAATCGCCGGAAGAGGAGATCGCGAGGAGATTCATCGCGAGCGGGGAGGTCGAGAGGCTCGTTGCAGTCCTCGACGCGACGCACCTCGAGAGGAACCTCTACCTCCTCCTGCAGGTCGCGGAGTACCGAAAGCCCCTCGTCGTCGTCCTGAACATGATGGACGAGGCAGAGAAGAACGGGATCGCGATCGACACGCGGGAACTCTCTTCCATCCTCGGCGTCGAGGTGATCGAGGCTGCCGCGATACAGGGGAAGAATGTACAGGAGATAATCCCCGCCTCCCTCGAACGGTCGAGGGTCCCCCGGATCACGGTCCCCTACGACCTCCACGTCGAGGCTGCAATAAAGAGCCTCTGCTCCGTCCACGGCGTCGACAGGATCACGGCGCTCCTGGCCCTCCAGGGAATGGCCGCGCCGGGTGACCTCGCGGAATCCGCGGCGGCGCTCGCGTCGGAGATCGAGGAGATGCACAGGATGGCGGTCTCGCAGATCATCGCGGGGAACCGCCACCACTGCGCGCGCGCGATCGCGCGCCGGGTCGTGAAGGTGCAGGAAGCGGCGCGGGAGGGTGTCATGGCGGGATCCCTCGAGGCCGCCCTCACATCCCGGACGTGGGGGGCTGTCATCCTCGCCGCTGTCCTCGTGTCCATCCTCTCCTGCGTCTTTTTCGTCGGGTCTTTCCTCGAGGAACTCCTCGTCGGGTCCTTCGATTCGTTCCTGGTACAGCCGTTCCTCTCGCTCGGCATCCCGCCTTTCCCAAGGCAGGTAGGGCACGCGGTGCTCCTCGCCTTCCAGGCTGGCCTCGGGATAGCCTTCCCCTTCATCTTCACGTTCTACGTCTTCATCTCCATCCTCGAGGACTCCGGGTACCTCACGCGGGCGGCTTTCATTGCGGACAGCCTCATGCACAGGCTCGGCATGCACGGGCAGGGGATAATCCCCCTCATCCTCGGGTTCGGCTGCAACGTCCCGGCCATCATGGGACTGCGCCTCCTCCGGACCCGGAGGGAGCGGATCATCGCATCGTTCCTCGTGAGCATGGTCCCCTGCTCGGCGAGGACCGTGATCGTCGCGGGGATGGTCGCGGTCTTCGTCGGGTTCTGGGCAGCGATGAGCATCTACCTCGTCTCGCTTGTCCTGATCGGCCTCACCGGCATCGTGCTCTCCCGCGTCACGCCCGGCGAGCGGTACGGCATGATCCTCGAGCTCTCGCCGCTCCGGGTACCGAGGCCCGGCAACGTCATCGCCAAGTCGTGGACCCGGATACGCGAATTCCTCCTCGTCGCGATGCCGCTCCTCGTCGCCGCGAGCGTGGTGCTCGGCATCCTCCAGTACGCGGGATTCTTCGAACTCTTCTCGGAGGTCGTCGCGCCGTTCTCGGAGGCCGTCCTCGGGCTGCCCGGCTACGCGGCGAGTGCCCTCGTCTTTGGGATCCTGCGCAGGGAGATGGCACTCGAGACGCTCGTCGTCCTCGCGGGGACACCGGACCTCCCCTCGGTCCTCACGGCCGTCCAGATCTATGTCTTTGCCATCGTGAGTGTCCTCTTCATCCCCTGCGTCTCGACGATCGGTGTCCTCTCGAGGGTCGTGGGAAAACGCGTAACCCTCGCCGTCTCGGCGTACACGCTCGGACTCGGCCTGTGCATCGGAGCGCTTATAAACCTTCTTGCGAGATGA